Proteins encoded within one genomic window of Perognathus longimembris pacificus isolate PPM17 chromosome 28, ASM2315922v1, whole genome shotgun sequence:
- the Rtl5 gene encoding retrotransposon Gag-like protein 5, which translates to MSEAAGNLNSLRLANVALREELNALRGENASLGLQLGRALAEVNSLRSNVSSYIRWPVPIVPVLTEENFEFPLNETDPTPEEEVPFLCWPPPRTDPEYVSDDLLINVVQDYTNPDESTDPPVSVSSPPTELLCPVSKEPPPQAFLPLLERPDIEPFSGDPVYLAEFLMHLETFIADHEDHFSGGAEKVAFLISYFTGEARDWAISVTQEGSSLHANFPRFLDEIRKEFCGPIPPRVAKKAIRKLKQGDCTLGSYADAFQFLAQFLSWDDCRLKNQFLKGLSEFFRKELLWCTEMADLDELILECVEIERKVRVPKPIPLPGVRNVFFPFTPSPNEDENEDEEHYCEDEGEEESGNRLYLKDMGKHMRVFHQEMGEEEEEEEMRKEEEEMNEDEEDEYQDEEGDEEEEEEEEEDEELKQKEEISKNVDDDDNEDEDVIEVDSQDSEQEQESVEIHHSGHHHYHHHYHHGLPEELIEMEEPVLVDTSTQTSSTIGYHAENFLGMSPPIIHSSRRRNQNRVPLLEGLPGTNSPFYSSPPLIRRAGRLGQRQIRRRPPVLFRLTPRQGGHRAARGRIRV; encoded by the coding sequence ATGTCCGAGGCGGCAGGAAACCTCAATAGCCTCCGCTTGGCAAATGTAGCCTTGCGAGAAGAATTAAATGCCCTTCGTGGGGAGAATGCCAGTTTGGGCCTGCAGCTGGGAAGAGCCCTGGCCGAGGTTAATTCTTTGCGGAGCAATGTCTCAAGCTACATCCGCTGGCCAGTGCCCATAGTGCCTGTCCTTACTGAAGAGAACTTTGAGTTCCCGCTCAATGAAACTGACCCCACTCCAGAGGAAGAAGTGCCCTTCTTGTGCTGGCCTCCCCCACGCACCGATCCAGAGTATGTCTCGGATGATCTTTTGATTAATGTGGTTCAGGATTACACCAATCCGGACGAGTCCACTGACCCTCCTGTGTCAGTCAGTTCGCCCCCCACTGAGCTGCTATGCCCAGTGTCCAAGGAGCCGCCCCCGCAGGCCTTTCTGCCACTCCTAGAGCGGCCCGACATAGAGCCGTTTTCAGGCGACCCAGTCTATCTAGCTGAATTTCTGATGCACTTGGAGACCTTTATAGCTGATCATGAGGATCATTTCTCTGGAGGTGCTGAAAAGGTGGCCTTTCTGATCTCCTATTTCACAGGGGAAGCTAGGGACTGGGCTATCTCAGTCACCCAGGAAGGAAGCTCCCTGCATGCCAACTTCCCGCGCTTCCTGGATGAAATCCGTAAAGAATTCTGTGGCCCCATCCCCCCGCGCGTGGCTAAGAAGGCCATACGCAAGCTCAAGCAGGGAGACTGTACCCTGGGCAGCTATGCAGATGCATTTCAGTTTCTAGCCCAGTTCTTGTCTTGGGATGACTGTCGTCTCAAAAACCAATTTCTCAAAGGCCTTTCGGAATTCTTCCGCAAGGAGCTTTTGTGGTGCACTGAAATGGCTGACCTGGATGAGCTGATTCTCGAGTGTGTGGAAATAGAAAGGAAGGTACGTGTACCCAAGCCAATCCCACTTCCTGGGGTTCGCAATGTCTTCTTCCCTTTTACTCCCAGCCCTAATGAGGATGAAAACGAAGATGAAGAACACTACTGTGAGGATGAGGGTGAAGAGGAAAGTGGTAACAGGCTTTATCTGAAGGACATGGGGAAACACATGAGGGTTTTCCACCAGGAGatgggggaagaagaagaggaggaggaaatgaggaaggaggaggaagaaatgaatgaggatgaggaggatgaatatcaggatgaggagggagatgaggaggaggaggaagaggaggaagaggacgaggagCTGAAACAGAAAGAGGAGATAAGCAAGAATGtggatgatgatgacaatgaggATGAAGATGTAATTGAGGTTGACAGCCAGGATTCAGAGCAGGAGCAAGAGAGTGTGGAGATCCATCACTCAggccaccatcactaccaccaccactaccatcatggCCTACCCGAGGAGCTGATAGAAATGGAGGAGCCTGTCCTTGTGGACACTTCAACCCAGACTAGCTCCACGATTGGCTACCATGCTGAGAATTTCCTGGGCATGTCACCTCCCATAATACATTCCAGTAGACGGAGGAACCAGAATCGAGTTCCACTTCTGGAGGGCCTTCCAGGTACCAATTCTCCATTCTATAGCTCTCCACCACTGATTCGCCGTGCAGGTCGCTTGGGTCAGCGCCAAATTCGAAGACGCCCCCCAGTGCTATTCCGCCTCACTCCAAGACAGGGGGGCCACCGAGCTGCTCGTGGCCGAATTCGCGTGTGA